From one Pagrus major chromosome 21, Pma_NU_1.0 genomic stretch:
- the cebpd gene encoding CCAAT/enhancer-binding protein delta has translation MCDIYSLDSHCVSPRCNMSWAMEPANFYESTKLGGPQQGGCKPGSRGDGAAEDGTMVELSTAPAMYDDESAIDFSQYIESMTAVPNLELCNDELFLDLFNTVKQEKVDFYTMQSSVQPGGMQQLSAAYTAERRADGMMEKGAFNAPIKQESDWSDSDMSSSLPSQIETCAQTSVSLPTGQPTPPTTPEPVSSNVSSAKSSPRKMGREKSKKSVDRFSMEYRQRRERNNIAVRKSRDKAKMRNLEMQQKLLELSSENDRLHKTIEQLTRELTGLRDFFKQMPNSSFAGSSNAESR, from the coding sequence ATGTGTGACATATACAGCCTGGACTCTCACTGCGTGTCTCCACGATGCAACATGAGTTGGGCGATGGAGCCTGCTAACTTCTACGAGAGCACCAAGCTGGGTGGCCCGCAGCAGGGGGGCTGCAAGCCGGGCAGCAGGGGCGACGGCGCGGCCGAGGACGGCACCATGGTGGAGCTGAGCACCGCCCCTGCCATGTACGACGACGAGAGCGCCATCGACTTCAGCCAGTACATCGAGTCCATGACAGCCGTGCCGAACCTGGAGCTGTGCAACGACGAGCTCTTCCTCGACCTGTTCAACACTGTGAAGCAGGAGAAGGTGGATTTCTACACCATGCAGAGCTCCGTGCAGCCCGGCGGCATGCAGCAGCTGTCAGCCGCCtacacagcagagaggagagcggaCGGCATGATGGAGAAGGGGGCGTTCAACGCGCCCATCAAGCAGGAGTCCGACTGGAGCGACAGCGACATGTCCTCATCTCTGCCCTCACAGATCGAGACCTGCGCCCAGACCTCCGTCAGCCTCCCCACGGGGCAGCCGACTCCCCCCACCACCCCGGAGCCCGTCTCCTCCAACGTGAGCTCGGCCAAGTCCTCCCCGCGGAAGATGGGGAGGGAGAAGTCGAAGAAGTCGGTGGACAGGTTCAGCATGGAGTACCGACAGAGGCGAGAGAGGAATAACATTGCAGTGAGGAAAAGCAGGGACAAAGCCAAGATGCGCAACTTGGAGATGCAACAGAAGTTGCTTGAACTGAGCTCAGAGAACGACAGGCTTCATAAAACCATCGAGCAGCTAACCAGAGAGCTCACCGGGCTCAGAGATTTCTTCAAGCAGATGCCCAACTCCTCCTTTGCGGGCTCCTCTAATGCAGAGAGCCGGTGA